The Flavobacterium sp. CBA20B-1 genome includes the window AACTTGAACCAACAATTCATTGGCCACACCAGCAGCCACTAAATTTTTTGCAATGTATCGCGCAGCATACGCAGCAGAACGATCTACTTTGCTTGGGTCTTTTCCTGAAAAAGCACCACCACCGTGTGCACCTTTGCCGCCATAAGTATCCACAATGATTTTTCTGCCAGTTAAGCCAGTATCTCCGTGTGGTCCGCCAATAATAAAAACACCTGTTGGATTCACATGATAAGTAATTTCATCATTGAAAAACGCTTGGTATTGCGGATATTTTTTTAATAATCGAGGAATTAAAATCGAAACAATATCTTTTTTAATTTGATCTTGCATCGCTTTTTCTGCTTTGTTTTTGGCTTCTAAAGATGCATTTTCGGGCTTAATAAAATCATCGTGTTGGGTTGATAATACAATAGTTACCACGCGTTTGGGTTTGCTGTCATCATCATATTCCAAAGTTACCTGTGATTTAGCATCTGGTCGCAAATAGGTAATTTCACTGTTTTCACGGCGCAAATCTGCCAGCTCTTGCAACAATTTATGCGATAAATCCAAAGCCAATGGCATATAATCTTCGGTTTCGGTGGTGGCATATCCAAACATAATTCCTTGGTCGCCTGCACCTTGTTCTTCTTTGTTCACCTTGTCAACACCTTGGTTAATTTCTGCCGATTGCTCGTGAATGGCCGATAAAATACCGCACGAATTGGCATCAAACATATATTCACTTTTTGTGTACCCAATTTTTTTAATCACATCGCGTGCAATTTGCTGTACGTCTAAATAGGTGTTTGATTTTACTTCGCCCGCCAAAATTACTTGACCTGTTGTTACTAATGTTTCGCAGGCAACCTTCGATTCCTCGTCGAAAGCTAAAAAATTATCAATTAATGCGTCTGAAATTTGATCTGCGATTTTGTCTGGATGTCCTTCACTTACAGATTCTGATGTAAAATAATATGCCATAATTTAGTTTTAAAAAATTAATTGAGGTAACTAAATTGCATGCCTTTTACTAAAGTAGTTTTCTGCTTTAGCATTTTTTAAAGAGGTTGCAATCAGTCAAATTTTTCCTCGCGAATAACGCCACAAATATACAATTAAGATTTTTATTAAAGCCAACCTTCTACAATATTTTATGAGGAAGAAAAGTGGCTTATTTGAATTGATTTTATAGTAAAATAAAATTATTTTTAATTTTTTTATCTAAAAATTAATTAATTGAATAAAAGTTTGTATTTTTATTAAAAAATTTAACTGCTTTATGAAAACAAACTATATTTTATTATTTGCCGTACTTTTACTTATCGGTTGCAACAAACAACCCAATTCTGAAACAGCAGATCAACCCGTTGTAACAAAAAACAAAAAAGCGAAAGAACATCCAGAAGCTGCTTTTGTCAACCAACAGATATCGAACTTGCAATATCAAATCGAAGCTTTTAAAATTGGAAAAGAAAAAGTTGCAAACCCAGAACTGAAAAAATATCTGAGCGATCATTTACAGGATTTAGAAACCTTACAAAACGATTATAAAAGTGCAGCAGCAGCTAACCAAATCGATATGCAACCAATTTCTGAAGAGTTGCAAAAAGATGTTTATAAACTAGCTATTGCAGATACAAAGGGATACGATAAAGTTTTTCTTTTGTATTATAAAGATTTTCTTTCAAAAGCTATGGATCAAATAGCAGAAACAAAAACAACAGAGCCCGCTTTTACGACTCTAAAAAATAAACACGGAAATATACTTTATGAACAAAAATTATATTTTGATGTGTTAAAATAAAAAACGCACGATTGTATTTCATACCAAAAAATCTCTTTTTCCTCAAAAAGAGGTTTTTTATAAGTTAAAATTGAAATAATTTATTAGTTTTATCTCAAATAGCAACCTTTATAAAACAGATGGAAATACTAATTAAAAAGCAGTCTGGAGAAACAGCTGTTTTTTCTAAAGAAAGTTTATACCGTTCCTTGGTAAATTCAGGAGCAGATAAGAAAGATGCACAAGCAATTTGCACTACCATAACCCAAGAAATTTATAACGGAATTACAACAAAAGAACTGTATGAAAAGGCTTTTGCATTGTTAAAAACCATAAAATCTTCGGTAGCGGCACGCTACAGTTTAAAAAGAGCTTTAAAAGATTTAGGTCCAGAAGGTTTTTATTTTGAAAAATGGGTCGCAAAAATCTTTGAGGTTCAAGGTTTTGATACCATTACTAGTCAGGTTTTAGAAGGAAAATCTACAGTTACACATGAGATTGTTGTAATTGTTTCGAACCGAAAAACAGATATTGTTTGTGAATGTAAGTTCCGAAACGATATGGATGCCAAAATAAGTGTAACCACTTCGATGTATTTTTTATCGCGATTTAACGATTTAAAAAAAGCAGATTTCACATTTTTTGGCAGACCTTTTAAACCCACCAAAGGCTTTTTAATTACAAATGCATTTTTTACAACCGATAGTATTGCTTTTGCCAAACATTATCGTATTCAATTAATTGGTTGGAATTATCCAGAAAAGAATAGCATTAAGCGATTAACAGATCAATTTGGTTTGTATCCCATCACCTGCTTAACAACATTAACCAATGAAGAAGAGCAGAAATTATTGTCTAAAAATTGTATTTTGGTACGCGAATTAGTCAAAAACCCGGTATTGTTAGACCATTTTAAATTCAACAAAAAACGCAAACAAATTATTTTACAAGAAGCAACGGATTTATTAGGAATAACATAAGGACTAAGGGGTGAATGGAGGATACATCATTTCTTTTTTCACCCCATATTGAATACCTGCTTTGGCAAATTGTTCCTTTAATAGATATAATTTTTCTGCGCAATTATTATTTAAATCAACATTATCATCGCTAGTTCTATATCTGCTACATTCAAAGCATATCTCAATAAATTCAAATAAATTGTTCCTATCATCAAAAAATAAAATGGCATTTCTAGGCATATAACATTTAGCAGCCCACATTACAGCATTATTATGATTATTTCCGAAATTGTAAATCAAATCAGTTAATTCATTTTTCTGTTCCTCGTTTAAATCAATTTTTTCTTCAAAATCAGCAGGGTTATAATATGAAAAATTATTTTTTAGTTCATCAAA containing:
- the metK gene encoding methionine adenosyltransferase, giving the protein MAYYFTSESVSEGHPDKIADQISDALIDNFLAFDEESKVACETLVTTGQVILAGEVKSNTYLDVQQIARDVIKKIGYTKSEYMFDANSCGILSAIHEQSAEINQGVDKVNKEEQGAGDQGIMFGYATTETEDYMPLALDLSHKLLQELADLRRENSEITYLRPDAKSQVTLEYDDDSKPKRVVTIVLSTQHDDFIKPENASLEAKNKAEKAMQDQIKKDIVSILIPRLLKKYPQYQAFFNDEITYHVNPTGVFIIGGPHGDTGLTGRKIIVDTYGGKGAHGGGAFSGKDPSKVDRSAAYAARYIAKNLVAAGVANELLVQVSYAIGIAEPMGVFVNTYGTKKVDASDGEIAKKITELFDLRPYHIEQTLKLRKPIYSETAAYGHMGRKNQTVTKTFKSPNGDEKTMEVELFTWEKLDKIDAVKQAFNL
- a CDS encoding restriction endonuclease, with translation MEILIKKQSGETAVFSKESLYRSLVNSGADKKDAQAICTTITQEIYNGITTKELYEKAFALLKTIKSSVAARYSLKRALKDLGPEGFYFEKWVAKIFEVQGFDTITSQVLEGKSTVTHEIVVIVSNRKTDIVCECKFRNDMDAKISVTTSMYFLSRFNDLKKADFTFFGRPFKPTKGFLITNAFFTTDSIAFAKHYRIQLIGWNYPEKNSIKRLTDQFGLYPITCLTTLTNEEEQKLLSKNCILVRELVKNPVLLDHFKFNKKRKQIILQEATDLLGIT